From the Plasmodium cynomolgi strain B DNA, scaffold: 0009, whole genome shotgun sequence genome, one window contains:
- a CDS encoding hypothetical protein (putative) gives MSLQGNIVIPSYETELDEIIKKLPSFETYKEDYTITDSTSYSDKCSDLGTEDNEFKKICEKFMMNINKLTEYKNNLTELKVRSSSLGYWIIDELRNYFVVNNKNIDRGIIDKLIIELNKFSLDSELKHLFFNSDFDFNLAREEKYLHDYFINYDKILSCTDKNCADYYKYVSFIEKIYYKHREDCLGNVCHYFNFHYKYDPDNLLSKLKGRIEGSNKEKENTDPWLGTEGGNPKYSKEKPRMVIKYMLCTEIIDKDRDFHGYTCEDPAYRHNSDRARFISNIKKKKDFCDWSNKFRKTTGRLVCFKYTNCSKCKFKC, from the exons atgagTTTACAAGGAAATATTGTGATACCATCGTATGAGACAGAGTTG gatgaaataataaagaagTTGCCTTCTTTTGAAACATATAAGGAAGATTATACAATAACAGACTCCACTTCATACTCAGATAAATGCAGTGATTTGGGGACGGAAgataatgaatttaaaaaaatttgtgaaaaatttatgaTGAATATAAACAAGTTAACGGAATATAAGAATAATTTGACAGAACTTAAGGTTCGCTCATCTTCTTTAGGTTATTGGATCATTGATGAATTGAGGAATTACTTTGTAgttaataacaaaaatattgatagAGGAATAATTGATAAGCTAATCATTGAactaaataaattttccctTGATTCTGAATTAAAACACTTGTTCTTTAACTCAGATTTTGATTTTAATTTGGCTAGAGAAGAGAAATATttgcatgattattttataaattatgaCAAAATTCTTTCGTGTACAGATAAGAACTGTGCAGATTACTATAAATATGTAAgttttattgaaaaaatatattataagcATAGAGAGGATTGTTTAGGAAATGTATGTCATTATTTTAACTttcattataaatatgaCCCAGACAATCTTTTATCTAAATTAAAAGGTCGTATAGAAGGCTctaataaagaaaaggaaaatacgGATCCATGGTTAGGTACTGAAGGAGGGAATCCCAAGTATTCAAAAGAAAAACCTAGAATGGTAATcaaatatatgttatgtaCCGAAATTATTGATAAAGATAGGGATTTTCATGGATATACTTGCGAAGATCCAGCATATAGGCATAACTCTGATAGAGCAAGGTTTATtagtaacataaaaaaaaaaaaagacttctGTGATTGGAGTAATAAATTCAGAAAGACAACCGGAAGACTCGTCTGTTTTAAATACACAAACTGTTCAAAATGTAAATTCAAATGTTAA